Proteins encoded together in one Sceloporus undulatus isolate JIND9_A2432 ecotype Alabama chromosome 4, SceUnd_v1.1, whole genome shotgun sequence window:
- the VXN gene encoding LOW QUALITY PROTEIN: vexin (The sequence of the model RefSeq protein was modified relative to this genomic sequence to represent the inferred CDS: deleted 1 base in 1 codon), which yields MEHKSSPMYLMTSSVGMKVAPSLPLFCGDRACSPVRRKTKSAQCILSKKVVAVSDYHPPRTEELPSHQRDLIQVFCKNEGGQDFSHLQNGQQAFFSSPTRCTATYTGISKQRSFSCSNNQSDAKTLQPPASPKSNHHAKWIATAEPAAKNSIFSEQHGSLSRKNTEDNISAVQGNEASLPLTGSTLYGTPSLLRKIWMKHKKKSEYLGATNGAFEAD from the exons ATGGAGCACAAGTCTTCACCAATGTACTTAATGACATCATCTGTGGGAATGAAGGTAGCTCCTTCTTTACCACTTTTCTGTGGGGATAGAG CATGTAGCCCAGTCCGAAGAAAAACCAAAAGTGCACAGTGCATCCTATCAAAAAAG GTGGTAGCAGTATCTGACTACCATCCCCCAAGAACAGAAGAGTTGCCATCTCACCAAAGGGATCTCATTCAAGTCTTCTGCAAAAATGAAGGTGGGCAAGATTTCAGCCATCTGCAGAATGGACAGCAAGCATTTTTCTCCAGTCCTACCAGGTGCACTGCAACATACA CAGGAATTTCTAAACAACGGTCATTCAGCTGTAGCAATAATCAATCAGATGCAAAGACTTTG CAGCCTCCGGCATCCCCAAAATCAAATCACCATGCAAAATGGATTGCAACCGCAGAACCAGCAGCAAAGAACAGCATTTTTTCAGAACA GCATGGAAGTCTCTCACGGAAAAATACTGAAGACAACATAAGCGCAGTTCAAGGAAATGAGGCCTCTTTACCCTTGACTGGCAGCACTTTGTATGGCACACCAAGCCTCCTGCGAAAAATATGGATGAAGCATAAAAAGAAGTCGGAATATCTG GGGGCCACCAATGGTGCCTTTGAGGCAGACTGA